One Lactobacillus sp. ESL0785 DNA window includes the following coding sequences:
- a CDS encoding FAD-binding oxidoreductase yields MEYHKIDQTDRENLRKLIAEPERFITQPTEHWDHDQFRTVRAMPELVIQPVNNDEIAGVVKYANDHQIPLVPRGNSTGLMGANLNVNGGISLDMVKMNRVLEYDPDSLTMTVQAGIRLKDIDEYLADKPFTYMPAPAMHWATIGGNVSTNAGGLKAIKYGVTREHIRELKVVLTDGKLYKFGSKAVKSASGYSLKDLIIGSEGTLGVVTEVTLRLYPKPHKSINAIIPYPTLNDAIRSVPAILASGVVPTTVEFMGRKVINLWEEYAGEQFPIKNGDGFIILGLDAFTDEELKVELEQTLKAVKSFNAEDAVILAADSAEAKKIWECREALLLAIQKSTPKMDEIDICVPINHIPDVLDRIEELETELHIRIPNFGHAGDGNLHIYLCSDKMNEQEYAETSKKVINELYKTAKALDGNMSGEHGIGYARANNFEDFYGHDYTELLRKIKCLLDPHDILNPGKIFNL; encoded by the coding sequence ATGGAATATCATAAAATTGACCAGACAGACAGAGAAAATTTGCGTAAGTTAATTGCGGAACCTGAGCGCTTTATTACGCAGCCGACTGAACATTGGGATCATGACCAGTTTAGAACGGTTAGAGCAATGCCTGAATTAGTAATTCAACCTGTTAATAATGACGAAATTGCTGGGGTAGTTAAATATGCTAATGACCACCAAATTCCGTTAGTTCCTCGGGGCAACTCTACAGGTTTAATGGGTGCCAATTTAAATGTTAACGGCGGCATTTCACTTGATATGGTCAAGATGAATCGCGTTTTGGAATATGATCCAGATAGTTTAACAATGACAGTTCAGGCAGGAATTAGATTAAAGGACATTGACGAATATTTAGCTGATAAGCCGTTTACTTACATGCCTGCACCAGCAATGCACTGGGCTACAATTGGTGGTAATGTTTCGACTAATGCTGGTGGTCTGAAAGCAATCAAATATGGTGTAACAAGAGAACATATCCGCGAATTAAAGGTTGTATTGACAGACGGTAAATTATATAAGTTTGGCTCAAAAGCCGTAAAATCAGCATCAGGTTATTCATTAAAAGATTTAATTATCGGGTCTGAAGGTACCTTGGGTGTTGTCACAGAAGTAACTCTGCGACTGTATCCTAAGCCACATAAATCGATTAATGCCATCATTCCATATCCAACTTTGAATGACGCAATAAGATCGGTGCCAGCAATTTTAGCATCAGGTGTAGTTCCAACAACAGTTGAATTTATGGGTCGTAAAGTAATTAATTTATGGGAAGAGTATGCCGGAGAGCAATTTCCAATTAAGAACGGTGACGGTTTTATTATCTTAGGTCTAGATGCCTTTACTGATGAAGAATTAAAGGTAGAACTTGAGCAAACGTTGAAGGCAGTTAAGTCATTTAATGCTGAAGATGCTGTTATTTTAGCAGCTGACTCGGCAGAAGCAAAGAAAATTTGGGAATGCCGTGAAGCATTGTTATTAGCAATTCAAAAATCTACACCAAAAATGGATGAAATTGATATTTGTGTTCCAATTAATCATATTCCAGATGTATTGGATAGAATTGAGGAATTGGAAACTGAGCTGCATATCAGAATTCCTAATTTTGGTCATGCTGGCGATGGTAATTTGCATATTTACCTTTGCTCGGATAAGATGAATGAGCAAGAATATGCTGAAACCAGTAAAAAAGTAATTAATGAATTATATAAGACGGCAAAAGCTCTTGATGGCAATATGTCAGGTGAACATGGTATTGGTTATGCTCGGGCTAATAATTTTGAGGACTTTTATGGTCATGATTATACCGAATTATTGCGTAAAATTAAGTGTTTGCTTGATCCCCATGATATTTTAAATCCAGGTAAGATTTTTAATCTATAA
- a CDS encoding ABC transporter ATP-binding protein, with translation MDEQQESVWSKEIPIKEQLSIFKRLVRFVLQFKNEMIIAGIGALLVSMINMLLPYGLQFFLDNYLVKANVTTQIILFAGLLYAGGSLIKGILQFTYEYFFSLGSEKSLEGLRAQLYKKLHTLGMRYFDQTPAGSIVSRVTNDTMTLSNFLTVISSVVLSLFSIISALVAMFATNKLAGLIVLAFLPISFLIIWQYARHSSKLYRNYRERLSRINTNLNESIEGVSLIQQFKQEKRMTGNFEHENAALMKTRFSMINLNSLLLSPLTSLLYSLALALTLMYFGFPLRQTFVPAGVVYAFSQYISQFFNPISNLMDQMTFFQDGIVAGKRIFRILDDTNYEPQQNVQAGLTITRGKIEFKHVSFSYDGQNEILHDISFTVNPGETLGIVGHTGSGKSSIINVMMRFYEFYQGEVLIDGVDIKKYPKKELRQKLGLVLQDPFMFYGDISSNIRLYNDQITDQQIKQAAETVQAADFIEKLPGKYHAVVGEGGSEFSQGQRQLISFARTLVTDPKILVLDEATANVDTETETLIQAGLRRLRQGRTTLAIAHRLSTIVDADQIIVLNQGRIIERGTHEELLAQKGYYYNLYTLQNQN, from the coding sequence TAAGAACGAAATGATTATTGCCGGGATTGGTGCATTGTTAGTTAGTATGATTAACATGCTTTTGCCGTATGGTTTGCAGTTCTTTCTTGATAATTATTTGGTTAAAGCTAATGTGACAACGCAAATTATTTTGTTTGCTGGACTACTTTATGCCGGAGGCTCACTTATTAAGGGAATCTTGCAATTCACTTATGAATACTTCTTTTCTTTAGGGTCAGAGAAGTCACTCGAGGGTTTAAGAGCCCAACTTTATAAAAAACTTCATACTTTAGGGATGCGGTATTTTGACCAAACTCCGGCAGGTTCAATCGTGTCGCGGGTAACTAACGATACGATGACGTTAAGTAATTTTTTAACGGTAATTTCTAGTGTGGTGCTATCGTTATTTTCAATTATTTCTGCCTTAGTTGCGATGTTTGCCACTAATAAGCTGGCTGGGCTGATTGTGTTGGCTTTTTTACCAATTTCATTTTTGATTATTTGGCAGTATGCTAGACATAGTTCTAAACTATATCGGAATTATCGTGAGCGTCTAAGTCGCATCAATACTAATTTAAATGAATCAATTGAGGGTGTTTCCTTAATTCAACAATTTAAGCAAGAAAAGCGAATGACGGGTAATTTTGAGCATGAAAACGCGGCGTTAATGAAAACGCGATTTAGTATGATCAACTTAAATTCTTTATTGCTTTCGCCTCTAACCAGTTTACTTTATTCGCTAGCTTTAGCATTGACTTTAATGTATTTTGGCTTTCCATTGCGGCAAACATTTGTACCTGCGGGCGTTGTTTATGCTTTTTCGCAGTATATTTCACAATTTTTTAATCCAATTTCTAACTTAATGGACCAGATGACTTTCTTTCAAGATGGGATTGTTGCCGGCAAAAGAATTTTTCGTATTTTGGATGATACTAATTATGAGCCGCAGCAAAATGTTCAAGCAGGATTGACGATTACGCGGGGCAAGATTGAATTTAAGCACGTTAGTTTTTCTTATGATGGTCAAAATGAAATTTTACATGATATTTCATTTACAGTTAATCCTGGCGAAACCTTAGGGATTGTGGGCCATACAGGTTCTGGTAAAAGTTCGATTATTAACGTGATGATGCGGTTTTATGAATTTTATCAAGGCGAGGTTTTAATTGATGGCGTAGACATCAAAAAATATCCTAAAAAAGAATTACGTCAAAAATTAGGATTAGTTCTACAAGATCCTTTTATGTTTTACGGTGATATCAGTTCCAATATTCGCTTGTATAATGATCAAATTACAGATCAGCAAATTAAGCAAGCTGCTGAAACTGTTCAGGCTGCTGATTTTATCGAAAAGTTACCGGGTAAATATCATGCAGTAGTTGGTGAAGGTGGCAGTGAATTTAGTCAAGGTCAAAGACAATTAATTTCGTTTGCCCGAACTTTAGTAACAGATCCCAAAATTTTGGTTTTGGACGAAGCAACGGCAAATGTGGATACCGAAACAGAAACTTTAATTCAAGCGGGGTTACGGCGATTACGTCAAGGTCGAACCACACTGGCAATTGCGCACCGGTTGTCAACAATTGTTGATGCTGATCAGATTATTGTTCTTAATCAAGGCCGGATTATTGAACGTGGTACGCATGAAGAACTATTGGCTCAAAAGGGTTACTACTATAACCTGTATACTTTGCAAAATCAAAATTAG